From Tachysurus fulvidraco isolate hzauxx_2018 chromosome 10, HZAU_PFXX_2.0, whole genome shotgun sequence, one genomic window encodes:
- the ap4e1 gene encoding AP-4 complex subunit epsilon-1 isoform X1: MSDVVEKTLSALPSLLSLESQSGANKLSPTSKLGHLVRSITELTSKNEEEKLIIKELAAVKEQISSPNTTMRQMRELMVRAMYCEMLGYEASFAYIHAIKLAQQGTVLEKRVGYLAVSLFLNESHELLLLLVNTVLKDLQSTNLIEVCMALTVVSQIFPKDMIPSILPLVEEKLSHQKEIIRRKAVLALYKFYLIAPNQVQHIHSKFRKALCDKDPGVMMSSLHIYLQMIKVFTTHFTEVPSSLHENPDNYKELTSSFVTILRQVVGGKLPLDFNYHGVPAPWLQIQLLRILSLLGKEDQSTSELMYEVLDESLRRAEMNHNITYAILYECVKAIYTVYPKAELLEKAARCIGNFVLSPKINLKYLGLKALTYVVQYDANLALQHQMTIIECLDHTDLIIKRETLELLFRITNAQNVTVIVEKMLGFLQLCNDNYTIIDLVGKVAELAEKYAPDNEWFIQTMNAVLTLGGDLMQPDIPNNFLRLLTEGSDAEEDDRYLKLYAVDSYMAMLKGDCSHLPQCFLQVISWVLGEYSCMREGLDQREVMNLLKKLLEQRGVSSETRSWVLCALTKLCQSSGSAELVVELTESLASSLDTVLRQQAHELQCLSRDSQLHARVLLQSRDSTQVDSSLSFLDGFVSEALAAGAAPYKPSHQRQEELCQQRALSLQPYALSLPVNMSSCTLTDRQSPTLLSTSSGFSGNSTEPSLKTGASTLVLEGVKRVWGKEGYLPQKEVTESSAVVDSVLQSSNKEAATHVPQLELEPEPELEPSHVDQEKQQLASSLFVGLGSQNSTSLLEKTETPAPRFRRKHRQHESGSSSSSTSETSTNSSHASWRRTDNLYDGLLEEEPVTQFVQNLNHTLKSTTLNGSCDTTQSCATVSQIGLDENEADAADVLKISPNTLAEEASVLPQNGCSDITVLQLPSELEDMPHSDIISLTSDPYLSVSCCRVYREDALLLVLFICNTTEMRLHNVTVELSCEELKMSSLRGNVMECLDSRDSSVCRYTLLMEKPHIQVTFRGSALYQTQSGHSDTLLFSGKLSTEDFIRPLMLSTEEYGKLWMSYSNDVKQNLKPLTGSKGPLITSLNALQESLRLHTVHIIGSEGIVACRLLSGAPCLMHCRVHGASLVVWLRSPLHAFPDCLLYHCQRVLQDP; encoded by the exons ATGAGTGATGTTGTTGAGAAAACCCTCAGTGCCCTCCCGAGTCTGCTGTCTCTGGAGTCTCAGTCTGGAGCCAACAAACTTTCACCCACATCAAAATTAGGACATTTAGTCAGAAGCATCACTGAACTGACATCCAAAAAT gaagAAGAGAAGCTCATCATTAAAGAGCTGGCTGCTGTTAAAGAGCAGATATCGTCCCCTAACACTACAATG AGACAAATGAGGGAGCTGATGGTGAGAGCCATGTATTGTGAGATGCTCGGATATGAAGCTTCTTTCGCTTACATTCATGCCATCAAACTGGCTCAGCAAGGCACAGTACTGGAGAAGAGAGTCG GTTACCTTGCAGTGTCACTGTTTCTTAATGAGAGTCATGAACTGCTGTTACTGCTGGTCAATACTGTATTAAAG GATCTTCAAAGCACCAACCTCATTGAGGTCTGCATGGCTCTGACTGTTGTAAGTCAGATATTTCCCAAAGACATGATACCATCCATTCTGCCCCTGGTAGAAGAGAAGCTGTCTCATCAAAA GGAAATCATTAGACGGAAAGCGGTGCTTGCTTTGTACAAGTTCTATCTGATCGCTCCGAATCAAGTGCAGCATATTCACAGCAAGTTTCGGAAAGCCTTGTGTGATAAAGATCCTGGGGTCATGATGTCTTCTTTACACATCTACCTGCAGATGATAAAGGTCTTCACTACACACTTCACAGAGGTTCCTTCCTCCCTCCAC GAGAACCCAGACAATTACAAGGAGCTGACCAGCAGCTTTGTAACCATCTTGAGGCAGGTGGTTGGAGGGAAACTGCCTCTGGACTTTAATTACCACGGTGTACCTGCTCCATGGCTGCAGATCCAACTGCTCCGTATTCTGTCTCTGCTGGGGAAAGAGGACCAGAG CACAAGTGAGCTGATGTACGAGGTCTTAGATGAGTCTCTGCGCCGAGCAGAAATGAACCACAACATTACTTATG CAATTCTGTACGAGTGTGTTAAGGCAATCTATACTGTTTACCCTAAAGCTGAGCTGCTGGAAAAAGCAGCTCGATGCATTGGAAACTTTGTACTGTCTCCGAAGATAAACCTGAAGTACCTGG GGTTGAAAGCTTTAACATACGTTGTTCAGTATGATGCTAACCTCGCTCTGCAGCACCAGATGACTATTATAGAGTGTTTGGATCACACAGATCTCATCATCAAGAGAGAG ACATTAGAGCTGCTCTTCAGGATCACTAACGCTCAGAACGTCACTGTGATCGTGGAGAAAATGTTGGGATTCCTCCAGCTTTGTAATGATAACTACACCATCATTGATCTTGTGGGAAAAGTGGCTGAGCTAGCTGAAAA GTATGCTCCAGACAATGAGTGGTTCATTCAGACTATGAATGCAGTGCTCACTCTGGGTGGTGACCTCATGCAGCCAGATATCCCCAACAACTTCCTCAGGCTACTCACAGAGG gttcaGATGCTGAGGAGGATGACAGGTATCTAAAACTCTATGCAGTGGACTCGTATATGGCAATGCTGAAGGGTGACTGTTCTCACCTGCCCCAGTGCTTCCTCCAAGTCATCAGCTGG GTGCTTGGCGAGTACTCGTGCATGAGAGAAGGCTTGGACCAGCGTGAGGTCATGAACCTCCTGAAGAAGCTGTTGGAGCAGAGAGGAGTGAGTTCAGAGACCAGGAGCTGGGTACTGTGTGCCCTCACTAAGCTGTGTCAGAGCTCTGGGTCTGCAGAGCTGGTAGTGGAGCTGACGGAGAGCTTGGCCTCGTCCCTGGACACGGTGCTGCGGCAGCAGGCTCATGAGCTGCAGTGTCTCAGTCGAGACTCACAGCTTCACGCTCGGGTACTGCTACAATCCAGGGACAGCACGCAG gTGGACTCCTCTCTCTCGTTTTTGGATGGGTTTGTATCTGAGGCTCTAGCTGCAGGTGCTGCTCCCTATAAACCCTCTCATCAGAGACAGGAAGAGCTTTGTCAGCAGAGAG CTCTGAGTTTGCAGCCATATGCACTGTCTCTGCCTGTGAACATGTCCTCCTGTAcgctcacagacagacagtcccCGACTCTCCTGTCTACAAGCTCTGGCTTCTCTGGTAACAGCACTGAACCGTCCTTAAAGACAGG AGCGAGCACACTTGTGTTGGAgggggtgaagagagtgtgGGGGAAGGAGGGTTATCTGCCTCAGAAGGAGGTTACAGAATCCTCAGCAGTAGTAGACAGTGTACTTCAGTCATCCAACAAGGAGGCGGCTACACACGTTCCCCAGCTTGAGCTCGAACCCGAGCCTGAGCTCGAGCCTTCACATGTGGACCAGGAGAAGCAGCAGCTGGCATCATCTCTGTTTGTTGGACTGGGCTCTCAAAACTCTACATCTCTG TTGGAGAAAACTGAAACTCCAGCTCCTCGATTCAGACGAAAACACCGGCAACACGAGTCAGGATCATCATCATCGAGCACCAGCGAGACATCTACAAACTCCTCCCATGCTTCCTGGCGCAGGACAGACAACTTATACGATGGCTTGCTGGAAGAGGAGCCAGTTACACAGTTTGTACAGAACTTGAATCACACCCTGAAGTCCACTACACTTAACGGCAGCTGTGATACGACGCAATCATGTGCAACCGTTTCGCAAATCGGTTTGGATGAAAACGAAGCTGACGCTGCTGATGTGCTGAAGATCAGCCCTAACACTCTAGCAGAGGAAGCATCAGTATTGCCTCAAAACGGTTGTTCTGACATCACTGTTCTACAGTTACCATCTGAACTGGAAGACATGCCTCACTCTGACATTATCAGCTTGACCTCTGACCCCTACCTGTCCGTCTCTTGCTGCCGCGTTTACAGAGAAGATGCTCTGCTGCTTGTGCTGTTCATCTGCAACACCACAGAGATGCGGCTCCACAATGTCACTGTCGAACTGAGCTGTGAGGAACTGAAG ATGTCGAGTCTAAGAGGAAATGTGATGGAGTGTCTGGACAGCAGGGATTCATCAGTGTGTCGTTACACTCTGCTGATGGAGAAACCTCACATACAAGTGACCTTCAGAGGATCTGCGTTGTACCAAACACAGTCTGGACATTCAGACACGCTGCTGTTCTCTGGCAAACTCTCCACAGAAGATTTCATAAG GCCACTGATGCTGAGCACAGAAGAATATGGGAAACTATGGATGTCGTATTCTAATGATGTGAAGCAGAACCTGAAACCACTGACAGGTTCCAAAGGTCCTCTCATAACCTCTCTTAATGCTCTTCAGGAAAGCCTTCGACTACACACAGTGCACATTATTG GATCAGAGGGCATCGTGGCCTGTCGTCTGCTGAGCGGCGCCCCCTGCCTGATGCACTGTCGTGTACATGGCGCCTCTCTGGTTGTATGGTTGCGTTCTCCTCTACATGCTTTCCCTGACTGTCTCCTCTACCACTGCCAGAGAGTCCTGCAAGACCCCTGA
- the ap4e1 gene encoding AP-4 complex subunit epsilon-1 isoform X2 yields the protein MSDVVEKTLSALPSLLSLESQSGANKLSPTSKLGHLVRSITELTSKNEEEKLIIKELAAVKEQISSPNTTMRQMRELMVRAMYCEMLGYEASFAYIHAIKLAQQGTVLEKRVGYLAVSLFLNESHELLLLLVNTVLKDLQSTNLIEVCMALTVVSQIFPKDMIPSILPLVEEKLSHQKEIIRRKAVLALYKFYLIAPNQVQHIHSKFRKALCDKDPGVMMSSLHIYLQMIKENPDNYKELTSSFVTILRQVVGGKLPLDFNYHGVPAPWLQIQLLRILSLLGKEDQSTSELMYEVLDESLRRAEMNHNITYAILYECVKAIYTVYPKAELLEKAARCIGNFVLSPKINLKYLGLKALTYVVQYDANLALQHQMTIIECLDHTDLIIKRETLELLFRITNAQNVTVIVEKMLGFLQLCNDNYTIIDLVGKVAELAEKYAPDNEWFIQTMNAVLTLGGDLMQPDIPNNFLRLLTEGSDAEEDDRYLKLYAVDSYMAMLKGDCSHLPQCFLQVISWVLGEYSCMREGLDQREVMNLLKKLLEQRGVSSETRSWVLCALTKLCQSSGSAELVVELTESLASSLDTVLRQQAHELQCLSRDSQLHARVLLQSRDSTQVDSSLSFLDGFVSEALAAGAAPYKPSHQRQEELCQQRALSLQPYALSLPVNMSSCTLTDRQSPTLLSTSSGFSGNSTEPSLKTGASTLVLEGVKRVWGKEGYLPQKEVTESSAVVDSVLQSSNKEAATHVPQLELEPEPELEPSHVDQEKQQLASSLFVGLGSQNSTSLLEKTETPAPRFRRKHRQHESGSSSSSTSETSTNSSHASWRRTDNLYDGLLEEEPVTQFVQNLNHTLKSTTLNGSCDTTQSCATVSQIGLDENEADAADVLKISPNTLAEEASVLPQNGCSDITVLQLPSELEDMPHSDIISLTSDPYLSVSCCRVYREDALLLVLFICNTTEMRLHNVTVELSCEELKMSSLRGNVMECLDSRDSSVCRYTLLMEKPHIQVTFRGSALYQTQSGHSDTLLFSGKLSTEDFIRPLMLSTEEYGKLWMSYSNDVKQNLKPLTGSKGPLITSLNALQESLRLHTVHIIGSEGIVACRLLSGAPCLMHCRVHGASLVVWLRSPLHAFPDCLLYHCQRVLQDP from the exons ATGAGTGATGTTGTTGAGAAAACCCTCAGTGCCCTCCCGAGTCTGCTGTCTCTGGAGTCTCAGTCTGGAGCCAACAAACTTTCACCCACATCAAAATTAGGACATTTAGTCAGAAGCATCACTGAACTGACATCCAAAAAT gaagAAGAGAAGCTCATCATTAAAGAGCTGGCTGCTGTTAAAGAGCAGATATCGTCCCCTAACACTACAATG AGACAAATGAGGGAGCTGATGGTGAGAGCCATGTATTGTGAGATGCTCGGATATGAAGCTTCTTTCGCTTACATTCATGCCATCAAACTGGCTCAGCAAGGCACAGTACTGGAGAAGAGAGTCG GTTACCTTGCAGTGTCACTGTTTCTTAATGAGAGTCATGAACTGCTGTTACTGCTGGTCAATACTGTATTAAAG GATCTTCAAAGCACCAACCTCATTGAGGTCTGCATGGCTCTGACTGTTGTAAGTCAGATATTTCCCAAAGACATGATACCATCCATTCTGCCCCTGGTAGAAGAGAAGCTGTCTCATCAAAA GGAAATCATTAGACGGAAAGCGGTGCTTGCTTTGTACAAGTTCTATCTGATCGCTCCGAATCAAGTGCAGCATATTCACAGCAAGTTTCGGAAAGCCTTGTGTGATAAAGATCCTGGGGTCATGATGTCTTCTTTACACATCTACCTGCAGATGATAAAG GAGAACCCAGACAATTACAAGGAGCTGACCAGCAGCTTTGTAACCATCTTGAGGCAGGTGGTTGGAGGGAAACTGCCTCTGGACTTTAATTACCACGGTGTACCTGCTCCATGGCTGCAGATCCAACTGCTCCGTATTCTGTCTCTGCTGGGGAAAGAGGACCAGAG CACAAGTGAGCTGATGTACGAGGTCTTAGATGAGTCTCTGCGCCGAGCAGAAATGAACCACAACATTACTTATG CAATTCTGTACGAGTGTGTTAAGGCAATCTATACTGTTTACCCTAAAGCTGAGCTGCTGGAAAAAGCAGCTCGATGCATTGGAAACTTTGTACTGTCTCCGAAGATAAACCTGAAGTACCTGG GGTTGAAAGCTTTAACATACGTTGTTCAGTATGATGCTAACCTCGCTCTGCAGCACCAGATGACTATTATAGAGTGTTTGGATCACACAGATCTCATCATCAAGAGAGAG ACATTAGAGCTGCTCTTCAGGATCACTAACGCTCAGAACGTCACTGTGATCGTGGAGAAAATGTTGGGATTCCTCCAGCTTTGTAATGATAACTACACCATCATTGATCTTGTGGGAAAAGTGGCTGAGCTAGCTGAAAA GTATGCTCCAGACAATGAGTGGTTCATTCAGACTATGAATGCAGTGCTCACTCTGGGTGGTGACCTCATGCAGCCAGATATCCCCAACAACTTCCTCAGGCTACTCACAGAGG gttcaGATGCTGAGGAGGATGACAGGTATCTAAAACTCTATGCAGTGGACTCGTATATGGCAATGCTGAAGGGTGACTGTTCTCACCTGCCCCAGTGCTTCCTCCAAGTCATCAGCTGG GTGCTTGGCGAGTACTCGTGCATGAGAGAAGGCTTGGACCAGCGTGAGGTCATGAACCTCCTGAAGAAGCTGTTGGAGCAGAGAGGAGTGAGTTCAGAGACCAGGAGCTGGGTACTGTGTGCCCTCACTAAGCTGTGTCAGAGCTCTGGGTCTGCAGAGCTGGTAGTGGAGCTGACGGAGAGCTTGGCCTCGTCCCTGGACACGGTGCTGCGGCAGCAGGCTCATGAGCTGCAGTGTCTCAGTCGAGACTCACAGCTTCACGCTCGGGTACTGCTACAATCCAGGGACAGCACGCAG gTGGACTCCTCTCTCTCGTTTTTGGATGGGTTTGTATCTGAGGCTCTAGCTGCAGGTGCTGCTCCCTATAAACCCTCTCATCAGAGACAGGAAGAGCTTTGTCAGCAGAGAG CTCTGAGTTTGCAGCCATATGCACTGTCTCTGCCTGTGAACATGTCCTCCTGTAcgctcacagacagacagtcccCGACTCTCCTGTCTACAAGCTCTGGCTTCTCTGGTAACAGCACTGAACCGTCCTTAAAGACAGG AGCGAGCACACTTGTGTTGGAgggggtgaagagagtgtgGGGGAAGGAGGGTTATCTGCCTCAGAAGGAGGTTACAGAATCCTCAGCAGTAGTAGACAGTGTACTTCAGTCATCCAACAAGGAGGCGGCTACACACGTTCCCCAGCTTGAGCTCGAACCCGAGCCTGAGCTCGAGCCTTCACATGTGGACCAGGAGAAGCAGCAGCTGGCATCATCTCTGTTTGTTGGACTGGGCTCTCAAAACTCTACATCTCTG TTGGAGAAAACTGAAACTCCAGCTCCTCGATTCAGACGAAAACACCGGCAACACGAGTCAGGATCATCATCATCGAGCACCAGCGAGACATCTACAAACTCCTCCCATGCTTCCTGGCGCAGGACAGACAACTTATACGATGGCTTGCTGGAAGAGGAGCCAGTTACACAGTTTGTACAGAACTTGAATCACACCCTGAAGTCCACTACACTTAACGGCAGCTGTGATACGACGCAATCATGTGCAACCGTTTCGCAAATCGGTTTGGATGAAAACGAAGCTGACGCTGCTGATGTGCTGAAGATCAGCCCTAACACTCTAGCAGAGGAAGCATCAGTATTGCCTCAAAACGGTTGTTCTGACATCACTGTTCTACAGTTACCATCTGAACTGGAAGACATGCCTCACTCTGACATTATCAGCTTGACCTCTGACCCCTACCTGTCCGTCTCTTGCTGCCGCGTTTACAGAGAAGATGCTCTGCTGCTTGTGCTGTTCATCTGCAACACCACAGAGATGCGGCTCCACAATGTCACTGTCGAACTGAGCTGTGAGGAACTGAAG ATGTCGAGTCTAAGAGGAAATGTGATGGAGTGTCTGGACAGCAGGGATTCATCAGTGTGTCGTTACACTCTGCTGATGGAGAAACCTCACATACAAGTGACCTTCAGAGGATCTGCGTTGTACCAAACACAGTCTGGACATTCAGACACGCTGCTGTTCTCTGGCAAACTCTCCACAGAAGATTTCATAAG GCCACTGATGCTGAGCACAGAAGAATATGGGAAACTATGGATGTCGTATTCTAATGATGTGAAGCAGAACCTGAAACCACTGACAGGTTCCAAAGGTCCTCTCATAACCTCTCTTAATGCTCTTCAGGAAAGCCTTCGACTACACACAGTGCACATTATTG GATCAGAGGGCATCGTGGCCTGTCGTCTGCTGAGCGGCGCCCCCTGCCTGATGCACTGTCGTGTACATGGCGCCTCTCTGGTTGTATGGTTGCGTTCTCCTCTACATGCTTTCCCTGACTGTCTCCTCTACCACTGCCAGAGAGTCCTGCAAGACCCCTGA
- the ap4e1 gene encoding AP-4 complex subunit epsilon-1 isoform X3, translating to MSDVVEKTLSALPSLLSLESQSGANKLSPTSKLGHLVRSITELTSKNEEEKLIIKELAAVKEQISSPNTTMRQMRELMVRAMYCEMLGYEASFAYIHAIKLAQQGTVLEKRVGYLAVSLFLNESHELLLLLVNTVLKDLQSTNLIEVCMALTVVSQIFPKDMIPSILPLVEEKLSHQKEIIRRKAVLALYKFYLIAPNQVQHIHSKFRKALCDKDPGVMMSSLHIYLQMIKVFTTHFTEVPSSLHENPDNYKELTSSFVTILRQVVGGKLPLDFNYHGVPAPWLQIQLLRILSLLGKEDQSTSELMYEVLDESLRRAEMNHNITYAILYECVKAIYTVYPKAELLEKAARCIGNFVLSPKINLKYLGLKALTYVVQYDANLALQHQMTIIECLDHTDLIIKRETLELLFRITNAQNVTVIVEKMLGFLQLCNDNYTIIDLVGKVAELAEKYAPDNEWFIQTMNAVLTLGGDLMQPDIPNNFLRLLTEGSDAEEDDRYLKLYAVDSYMAMLKGDCSHLPQCFLQVISWVLGEYSCMREGLDQREVMNLLKKLLEQRGVSSETRSWVLCALTKLCQSSGSAELVVELTESLASSLDTVLRQQAHELQCLSRDSQLHARVLLQSRDSTQVDSSLSFLDGFVSEALAAGAAPYKPSHQRQEELCQQRALSLQPYALSLPVNMSSCTLTDRQSPTLLSTSSGFSGNSTEPSLKTGASTLVLEGVKRVWGKEGYLPQKEVTESSAVVDSVLQSSNKEAATHVPQLELEPEPELEPSHVDQEKQQLASSLFVGLGSQNSTSLMSSLRGNVMECLDSRDSSVCRYTLLMEKPHIQVTFRGSALYQTQSGHSDTLLFSGKLSTEDFIRPLMLSTEEYGKLWMSYSNDVKQNLKPLTGSKGPLITSLNALQESLRLHTVHIIGSEGIVACRLLSGAPCLMHCRVHGASLVVWLRSPLHAFPDCLLYHCQRVLQDP from the exons ATGAGTGATGTTGTTGAGAAAACCCTCAGTGCCCTCCCGAGTCTGCTGTCTCTGGAGTCTCAGTCTGGAGCCAACAAACTTTCACCCACATCAAAATTAGGACATTTAGTCAGAAGCATCACTGAACTGACATCCAAAAAT gaagAAGAGAAGCTCATCATTAAAGAGCTGGCTGCTGTTAAAGAGCAGATATCGTCCCCTAACACTACAATG AGACAAATGAGGGAGCTGATGGTGAGAGCCATGTATTGTGAGATGCTCGGATATGAAGCTTCTTTCGCTTACATTCATGCCATCAAACTGGCTCAGCAAGGCACAGTACTGGAGAAGAGAGTCG GTTACCTTGCAGTGTCACTGTTTCTTAATGAGAGTCATGAACTGCTGTTACTGCTGGTCAATACTGTATTAAAG GATCTTCAAAGCACCAACCTCATTGAGGTCTGCATGGCTCTGACTGTTGTAAGTCAGATATTTCCCAAAGACATGATACCATCCATTCTGCCCCTGGTAGAAGAGAAGCTGTCTCATCAAAA GGAAATCATTAGACGGAAAGCGGTGCTTGCTTTGTACAAGTTCTATCTGATCGCTCCGAATCAAGTGCAGCATATTCACAGCAAGTTTCGGAAAGCCTTGTGTGATAAAGATCCTGGGGTCATGATGTCTTCTTTACACATCTACCTGCAGATGATAAAGGTCTTCACTACACACTTCACAGAGGTTCCTTCCTCCCTCCAC GAGAACCCAGACAATTACAAGGAGCTGACCAGCAGCTTTGTAACCATCTTGAGGCAGGTGGTTGGAGGGAAACTGCCTCTGGACTTTAATTACCACGGTGTACCTGCTCCATGGCTGCAGATCCAACTGCTCCGTATTCTGTCTCTGCTGGGGAAAGAGGACCAGAG CACAAGTGAGCTGATGTACGAGGTCTTAGATGAGTCTCTGCGCCGAGCAGAAATGAACCACAACATTACTTATG CAATTCTGTACGAGTGTGTTAAGGCAATCTATACTGTTTACCCTAAAGCTGAGCTGCTGGAAAAAGCAGCTCGATGCATTGGAAACTTTGTACTGTCTCCGAAGATAAACCTGAAGTACCTGG GGTTGAAAGCTTTAACATACGTTGTTCAGTATGATGCTAACCTCGCTCTGCAGCACCAGATGACTATTATAGAGTGTTTGGATCACACAGATCTCATCATCAAGAGAGAG ACATTAGAGCTGCTCTTCAGGATCACTAACGCTCAGAACGTCACTGTGATCGTGGAGAAAATGTTGGGATTCCTCCAGCTTTGTAATGATAACTACACCATCATTGATCTTGTGGGAAAAGTGGCTGAGCTAGCTGAAAA GTATGCTCCAGACAATGAGTGGTTCATTCAGACTATGAATGCAGTGCTCACTCTGGGTGGTGACCTCATGCAGCCAGATATCCCCAACAACTTCCTCAGGCTACTCACAGAGG gttcaGATGCTGAGGAGGATGACAGGTATCTAAAACTCTATGCAGTGGACTCGTATATGGCAATGCTGAAGGGTGACTGTTCTCACCTGCCCCAGTGCTTCCTCCAAGTCATCAGCTGG GTGCTTGGCGAGTACTCGTGCATGAGAGAAGGCTTGGACCAGCGTGAGGTCATGAACCTCCTGAAGAAGCTGTTGGAGCAGAGAGGAGTGAGTTCAGAGACCAGGAGCTGGGTACTGTGTGCCCTCACTAAGCTGTGTCAGAGCTCTGGGTCTGCAGAGCTGGTAGTGGAGCTGACGGAGAGCTTGGCCTCGTCCCTGGACACGGTGCTGCGGCAGCAGGCTCATGAGCTGCAGTGTCTCAGTCGAGACTCACAGCTTCACGCTCGGGTACTGCTACAATCCAGGGACAGCACGCAG gTGGACTCCTCTCTCTCGTTTTTGGATGGGTTTGTATCTGAGGCTCTAGCTGCAGGTGCTGCTCCCTATAAACCCTCTCATCAGAGACAGGAAGAGCTTTGTCAGCAGAGAG CTCTGAGTTTGCAGCCATATGCACTGTCTCTGCCTGTGAACATGTCCTCCTGTAcgctcacagacagacagtcccCGACTCTCCTGTCTACAAGCTCTGGCTTCTCTGGTAACAGCACTGAACCGTCCTTAAAGACAGG AGCGAGCACACTTGTGTTGGAgggggtgaagagagtgtgGGGGAAGGAGGGTTATCTGCCTCAGAAGGAGGTTACAGAATCCTCAGCAGTAGTAGACAGTGTACTTCAGTCATCCAACAAGGAGGCGGCTACACACGTTCCCCAGCTTGAGCTCGAACCCGAGCCTGAGCTCGAGCCTTCACATGTGGACCAGGAGAAGCAGCAGCTGGCATCATCTCTGTTTGTTGGACTGGGCTCTCAAAACTCTACATCTCTG ATGTCGAGTCTAAGAGGAAATGTGATGGAGTGTCTGGACAGCAGGGATTCATCAGTGTGTCGTTACACTCTGCTGATGGAGAAACCTCACATACAAGTGACCTTCAGAGGATCTGCGTTGTACCAAACACAGTCTGGACATTCAGACACGCTGCTGTTCTCTGGCAAACTCTCCACAGAAGATTTCATAAG GCCACTGATGCTGAGCACAGAAGAATATGGGAAACTATGGATGTCGTATTCTAATGATGTGAAGCAGAACCTGAAACCACTGACAGGTTCCAAAGGTCCTCTCATAACCTCTCTTAATGCTCTTCAGGAAAGCCTTCGACTACACACAGTGCACATTATTG GATCAGAGGGCATCGTGGCCTGTCGTCTGCTGAGCGGCGCCCCCTGCCTGATGCACTGTCGTGTACATGGCGCCTCTCTGGTTGTATGGTTGCGTTCTCCTCTACATGCTTTCCCTGACTGTCTCCTCTACCACTGCCAGAGAGTCCTGCAAGACCCCTGA